The nucleotide window CGTCCATCGACCGAGGGAGCTGATTGTGATCGACATTGATCCAAATGGGACGGGCCTACCTGGCATCGACCAACTGCGCACCATTGTGGGTGCGGTGATGACCATCGGCTTGGTCCTCAGCGTGCTCGCCTTGATCGTCGCGGCCATCGTCTGGGGCTTCGGGGCCAACTCGTCCAACCCGCACCTCGCTTCGCGCGGAAAGACCGGCGTGCTCGTGTCCTGTGGTGCGGCCATCATCTGCGGGGCGGCTGTGACGCTGGTCAACTTCTTCTGGGGCGTCGGCCAAGCCGTCTGACCGTGACTCAGACATGATCGAGACGATCCAATGAGCGTGTGCGATGTGCCGGTGATCGCGAGCGTTTGCGACGCCGTCGGTGAGGGCACCGCTTCACTGGTCGCGGCGCCGTTCGATTGGCTGGCCAACGCGATGGGCTCCGCCGCCGCCTGGTTGTTCGAATCGGTGTGGGCTGCGTTCGACACGACCACACTCGTCGACGTCACCGATCCTGGCTACATCGATGTCTACAACGTGCTCTTCGGCGTCGCGGTCTTCGTCACCCTCGTGCTCTTCTGCCTGCAACTCATCACCGGGCTCATCCACCGCGACCCGACGGCACTATCCCGGGCTGCGACAGGCCTCGCCAAATCTGTACTCGGTGCTTTCGTTCTCATCACCATCACAGCGTTGCTACTCGAGATCACTGATCAACTCACGATCGGCATCGTTCAGGCAAGCGGCAACACGATGGAAGGGATGGGTGATCGCATCGCTCTGCTCCCCGCCGGCCTCACAGCAATCAACGTCGCTGCTCCCGGCGTCGGCGCGATCGTGACGATCTTCCTGTCCGCGCTGGCGATCAGCGCCGCGGCGATCGTCTGGTTTTCACTCCTCATTCGCAAGGCACTTCTGCTCGTGGCGATCGTCTTTGGGCCAATCGCACTCGCAGGCGCCACCTGGGATGCCGCCAAAGGATGGTTCGCGAAATGGGTCGCCTTTGTAATTGCACTCATCCTGTCGAAACTCGTGCTCGTCGTGATCTTCCTGGTCGCGGTCGCGCAGGTCTCGGCCCCGATCGACGCCGATCTCGCCTCCATCAGCGACCCGATCGCGGGCATCGTGTTGATGTTCATCGCCGCGTTCGCGCCATACATCACCTACAAATTCATCAGCTTCGTCGGGTTCGACATGTACCACGCCATGTCGAGTGAGCAGGAGGCGAAGTCGGCCCTGAACCGTCCCGTACCTGTGCCTGCCGCACCCATGGCAGACAGCGCCAAGAAGATCCTCGGCCCGAGCGGAGGCGACGAGAAGGGGGCAACGGCTCCAACCGCTCAGACAGCGAGTCCTTCTCCATCTGCGCCAGGACCCACCACCGCTTCGCCGACAGGGAGCCCCGGCCCCACTGCCGGAGCGTCCAGCCTTGCATCATCAGGCGGCGCCAGTGCTGGAGCTGGCGGCGCGGGAGCAGCAGCCGGGGTGGGCAGTGCAGGAATCGTGGTTGGAGCAGCAGCCGCCGGCGCCGCCGCGGAGGCCGGACCCAGACTCGGCAACGCGCTCGGACAGACTGCTGACACTCAGACACAGGCAGTCGGCGACGCCGCCGGACCGAGCGCACCTACGCCGGAACCCGAACCCATGCAGCCAAGAACTCCCACGCCCCTAGCCGATGCACCCGCCGCGGCATCCCGACTCGACCGGAAGGAGGTTTAGCTGTGGACGCCGACGAGAACCGCGCCAAGTACCAGCTGTCCCCCGTTCAATTCTCCCGCCTCACCAAACGCGGCATCGTCCTGAGCCTGTCGCTGCCACAGTTAATTGCGCTGTCGATCGGGATGCTCACTCTCGTAACAGCGCTCTACACAGCTGGCGCCTCCGGCCTAGCGTGGACAAGTCCCGTCTGGGTGACCACCGCGGTCATCGCGGGTGTCTCGATCGGCGGTCGCAAGCTCGTCGAGTGGGTGCCGGTCGGCACACGGTGGATGTGGCGGGTTGCTTACCGCCAACTGACCTATCGGCGCCGAATCATCCGGCCGCGCCCCGTTGGAACGCTGTCCCTTCCCGGCGATGCGGCCGCCCTTCGCGAGTGGAACGATCCCGAGTCTGGGGCGGTCATGATTCACGATCCGCACGCGAAGAGTCTCACCGCTGTGGTGGCCGTGTCGCACCCGGCATTCGCGTTGCTCGACCCCGGTGAGCAGCATCGGAGGGTGACCGGTTGGGGGCGTGTACTAGCGGGCGCGTGCAGATCAGGACGCATCGCGCGACTACAGGTGTCGGAACGCACACTGCCCGATTCGGGCACCGGGCTCGCCGAGTGGTGGGAGCAACATGGCATCGATGACGGTGGTTGGGCTGCAGTGACCTATCGGGATCTCATCGGGAGAGCCGGACCAGCCGGAGAGCGTCACGCCACCACGATTAGCCTCTCCGTCGATCTCGCCTCGGCCGCGCGCCAGGTCCGAACGCAAGGCGGCGGCATGCGCGGTGCGGCAGCGGTACTCCGCCAAGAGATGACGGCCTTGACGGGAGCCCTGCGGTCCGCGGACCTCTCCGTCGGAACCTGGCTCACCGCCGACGAACTCGCCAGGATACTGCGAACCGCTTACGACCCCGCCGTGGGCGTCGACCTGGAAAGGCATCCTGACGTTGGGCGATCGCTCGCCACTGCAGGCCCGGTCGCCGTCACCGAAAGCTGGGATCGTCTGCGCACAGACAGTGCCTTCCACGCGGTCTTGTGGATCAGTGAATGGCCCCGTTCGCAGGTGTTCCCCGGCTTCCTGTCACCCCTCGTCTTCACCAACGGTGTTCTCCGAACGCTTTCGCTGCACTATCTCCCCGTTCGAGCGGATCAGGCTGCCCGCGATCTCCGCAAGAAGAAGACCGAGCTCATCAGCGATGCCCACCAGCGCCGGCGCATCGGCCAGATCGAGGATGCCAGTTCCACCGCGGAGTACGAAGACGTGCTTCAGCAAGAGGCGGAGCTCACCGCCGGCCACGGCATTGTTCGCGCAACCGGTCTCGTGTGCGTGACAGCATCCACTGCCGACGAGCTCGAGGCGGCTGTGGCGTCGATCGAGCAGGCCGCCATTCAGAGCTCATGCGAGACACGCCTACTCGTCGGCCAACAGGCGCAAGCGTTCACTGCCGCTGCGCTGCCCCTCTGCCGAAGCGTGTGAGCGGTGCGCACCTGTCTCGTGACGCAATCGATTGGAGTTGAGATGTTTGACGAAGGACTGAGAACAGCCGAACCTCGTTGGATCAGTGTCGTCTTCTTACAGGGAGATGAGGCGCACGCAGTGCTCAGCATGATCGACCTCAGAGGCGCCATCGCGGCGATCGGGCACTTACAACAATGGGACTACGGCGACGAGACTGTTGATACTGCTCTGATCGACGGGTATGTCTACGACCGTATCCCGGCCGGGCGGACAGATCGGATCATCGAAGACGACGGATCGCCCTACGCGCTGACCTACAGCAAACAATTCGGCTACGTGTCGCTGTTGCGCCGATATCCCGATGAACCTGAACCGAATCTTGCCCGGACCAAAAGGGTGGCATCCGCCCAGCGAGCCCAGTCCCGCCAGCCCGCGGCGACCTGGGCCAGCGCTCAAGCCCGATCGAGCGCCAAGTCAGCGCAGGCGGTCTCGCTGTGAAGAACTCATTGGACACACACCTGCACACCACTCACCTGCTTGAGCCGCACGGCGAAGTTCGGCGCGACCGCCAGGCGCGCAAACGCTCAGCGGCACAGATCGTGGCTGATGCGCGGCGGGCGAGGCATCTCGAGGCGCGCACACAGTGGCAGGCCGAACGGGACGAGGCTCGATCAGCCGAATACCTTGCCGCCGGCGGTGAGCCAGGTCCCGCACAACTTCGGATGCCCGGTCGGCTCCGGCTCCCGAAGCACCAGGACACCACCGCCACTCTGTCGGGTCATTATCCTTTCCTCGCCGAGGCCGGACTAGGCTCGGCCGGTGTCTTCGTCGGGCAGGACCTCTATTCGGGTGGCTCCTTCGTCTACGACCCGTGGGTGCTCTACCAACGCGGATTGATTACCGCCCCGAACATCGTCCTCGCCGGCATCGTCGGCTCAGGGAAGTCATCCCTCGCCAAGTCGCTCTACACACGCTCTCTCCCATTCGGACGCCGGGTCTACGTGCCTGGTGATCCGAAGGGCGAGCACACCGTCGTGGCCGAAGCTGTCGGCGGTAAGGCGATCATCCTCGGCCACGGGCTGCGTAACCGG belongs to Cryobacterium sp. SO2 and includes:
- a CDS encoding DUF6112 family protein: MIDIDPNGTGLPGIDQLRTIVGAVMTIGLVLSVLALIVAAIVWGFGANSSNPHLASRGKTGVLVSCGAAIICGAAVTLVNFFWGVGQAV
- a CDS encoding conjugal transfer protein TrbL is translated as MSVCDVPVIASVCDAVGEGTASLVAAPFDWLANAMGSAAAWLFESVWAAFDTTTLVDVTDPGYIDVYNVLFGVAVFVTLVLFCLQLITGLIHRDPTALSRAATGLAKSVLGAFVLITITALLLEITDQLTIGIVQASGNTMEGMGDRIALLPAGLTAINVAAPGVGAIVTIFLSALAISAAAIVWFSLLIRKALLLVAIVFGPIALAGATWDAAKGWFAKWVAFVIALILSKLVLVVIFLVAVAQVSAPIDADLASISDPIAGIVLMFIAAFAPYITYKFISFVGFDMYHAMSSEQEAKSALNRPVPVPAAPMADSAKKILGPSGGDEKGATAPTAQTASPSPSAPGPTTASPTGSPGPTAGASSLASSGGASAGAGGAGAAAGVGSAGIVVGAAAAGAAAEAGPRLGNALGQTADTQTQAVGDAAGPSAPTPEPEPMQPRTPTPLADAPAAASRLDRKEV
- a CDS encoding SCO6880 family protein encodes the protein MDADENRAKYQLSPVQFSRLTKRGIVLSLSLPQLIALSIGMLTLVTALYTAGASGLAWTSPVWVTTAVIAGVSIGGRKLVEWVPVGTRWMWRVAYRQLTYRRRIIRPRPVGTLSLPGDAAALREWNDPESGAVMIHDPHAKSLTAVVAVSHPAFALLDPGEQHRRVTGWGRVLAGACRSGRIARLQVSERTLPDSGTGLAEWWEQHGIDDGGWAAVTYRDLIGRAGPAGERHATTISLSVDLASAARQVRTQGGGMRGAAAVLRQEMTALTGALRSADLSVGTWLTADELARILRTAYDPAVGVDLERHPDVGRSLATAGPVAVTESWDRLRTDSAFHAVLWISEWPRSQVFPGFLSPLVFTNGVLRTLSLHYLPVRADQAARDLRKKKTELISDAHQRRRIGQIEDASSTAEYEDVLQQEAELTAGHGIVRATGLVCVTASTADELEAAVASIEQAAIQSSCETRLLVGQQAQAFTAAALPLCRSV